From Herpetosiphonaceae bacterium, a single genomic window includes:
- a CDS encoding colicin immunity domain-containing protein, with product MRLLEYKLLIHAFIERQISVEEFERQFLNAFKSESEGMDMQLFCILDALFGAVDSYWHECLPGQETAFMISEEQLRREAAKALLLINELEGATNV from the coding sequence ATGAGGCTCCTAGAGTACAAATTGCTAATCCATGCCTTTATAGAACGTCAAATTTCTGTAGAGGAGTTCGAGCGTCAATTTCTGAATGCGTTCAAATCCGAATCAGAAGGAATGGATATGCAGCTTTTCTGCATCCTAGACGCTCTCTTTGGAGCCGTTGACAGCTACTGGCACGAGTGCCTTCCTGGTCAAGAAACCGCTTTTATGATCTCTGAAGAGCAGCTTCGCCGTGAAGCAGCGAAGGCATTACTTCTGATTAACGAATTGGAGGGAGCGACAAATGTATGA
- a CDS encoding RHS repeat-associated core domain-containing protein: MQRSIASSATPETSLNFTGQRKDATGLLYYHARYYDPELGRFLSADTVVAEVGALTMAPSDTTAAPLFAQGGQGSGSRTPQEWRPSAS, encoded by the coding sequence GTGCAGCGATCAATAGCATCCAGCGCAACACCGGAGACAAGCCTGAACTTCACCGGGCAGCGCAAAGACGCGACGGGGCTGCTCTACTACCACGCGCGCTACTACGACCCGGAGCTGGGGCGCTTCCTGTCGGCGGACACGGTGGTGGCGGAGGTCGGCGCGCTGACGATGGCACCGAGCGATACCACCGCCGCGCCGCTCTTCGCTCAGGGCGGGCAAGGCTCCGGCAGCCGCACGCCGCAGGAGTGGCGACCGTCGGCAAGCTGA
- a CDS encoding UbiA-like polyprenyltransferase, producing MHATRPRLPRSIAILSENIKFEHTIFALPFAYLGSLLAAGGFPSLSVFFWVTVAMAAARTAAMSLNRYIDRHIDARNPRTARRPIPAGQLSARAVLLTALLSMAILVVAAYMLNPLCLLLSPIALAALVFYSYTKRFNPLCHVALGLTDAIAPAGGWLAVRPSFAWPEVAPMLLLALAVALWIGGFDMLYACQDVEFDRREGLHSMPADYGVPFGLTMARTFHVGMLAALIGVGVLLGLGWPFYLGLAITAGLLIWEHSLVKPDDLSKINLAFFNINGYIAVVLFVCTLAALYV from the coding sequence ATGCATGCAACTCGTCCACGTCTTCCACGCTCGATCGCGATCCTGTCGGAAAACATCAAGTTCGAGCATACGATCTTCGCGCTGCCGTTCGCCTACCTGGGCAGCCTGCTGGCGGCGGGCGGCTTTCCATCGCTGAGCGTCTTCTTCTGGGTCACGGTGGCGATGGCCGCCGCGCGCACTGCCGCGATGTCGCTCAACCGCTATATCGATCGGCACATCGACGCGCGCAATCCGCGCACGGCGCGCAGGCCAATACCGGCGGGCCAGCTCTCGGCGCGGGCCGTGCTGCTCACGGCGCTGCTGTCGATGGCGATCCTGGTGGTCGCGGCCTATATGCTCAATCCGCTCTGCCTGCTGCTCTCGCCGATCGCGCTGGCCGCGCTGGTCTTCTACTCGTACACCAAGCGCTTCAACCCGTTATGTCACGTCGCGCTGGGCCTGACCGATGCGATTGCACCTGCCGGGGGCTGGCTGGCGGTCCGTCCGTCGTTCGCGTGGCCGGAGGTTGCGCCGATGCTGCTGCTGGCGCTGGCGGTCGCGCTGTGGATCGGCGGCTTCGATATGCTCTATGCCTGCCAGGATGTCGAGTTCGATCGGCGGGAGGGCCTGCACTCGATGCCCGCCGACTACGGCGTTCCATTCGGCCTCACCATGGCGCGCACGTTCCATGTGGGCATGCTGGCGGCGCTGATCGGCGTGGGAGTGCTGCTGGGGCTGGGCTGGCCCTTCTACCTGGGCCTGGCGATCACGGCTGGGCTGCTGATCTGGGAGCACAGCCTGGTCAAGCCCGACGATCTGAGCAAGATCAACCTGGCCTTCTTCAACATCAACGGCTATATCGCCGTGGTGCTCTTCGTCTGCACGCTGGCGGCGCTCTACGTCTAG
- a CDS encoding HAD-IA family hydrolase: MSTDRRYTAISFDVGYTLIEPIGEAPTIVATLLAELGVQPDDAALSAAHRRAERLFLADYLRPLSDTWEADERINRLYLRYYGQWLAEMGVSDPDARYAQTIIDRYLDPANWRLYPHVLETLSALHAQGYRLGIASDWVSGLPRILHTLGLSRYLDWALVSGAIGFAKPSQEFYRLVLRRAEVRPEQIVHVGDSYYADVRGARTVGMDAILLDWRRRTWPRLDVPVIHAIAELPPLLGKSAAF; this comes from the coding sequence ATGTCCACAGACCGGCGCTACACCGCTATTTCATTCGATGTCGGCTACACCCTGATCGAGCCAATCGGCGAAGCGCCGACGATCGTCGCCACGCTGCTGGCGGAGCTGGGAGTCCAGCCCGACGATGCTGCGCTTTCCGCCGCGCACCGTCGCGCCGAGCGTCTGTTTCTGGCCGATTATCTGCGTCCGCTCAGCGATACCTGGGAGGCCGATGAGCGTATCAATCGCCTGTACCTGCGCTACTACGGCCAGTGGCTCGCCGAGATGGGCGTCTCCGACCCCGATGCGCGCTACGCCCAGACGATCATCGACCGCTACCTCGATCCCGCGAACTGGCGGCTGTACCCGCACGTGCTGGAGACGCTGTCGGCGCTGCACGCGCAGGGCTACCGCCTGGGCATCGCCTCGGATTGGGTATCGGGGCTGCCGCGTATTTTGCACACCCTTGGCCTGTCGCGCTACCTCGATTGGGCGCTGGTTTCAGGCGCCATCGGCTTTGCCAAGCCGTCGCAGGAGTTTTATCGGCTGGTGCTGCGGCGTGCGGAAGTGCGGCCCGAACAGATTGTGCATGTCGGTGATAGCTACTACGCCGATGTGCGCGGCGCGCGGACGGTGGGCATGGATGCGATCCTGCTCGACTGGCGGCGGCGCACCTGGCCCAGGCTCGACGTGCCGGTGATCCACGCTATTGCCGAGCTGCCGCCGCTGCTGGGCAAGTCCGCTGCTTTCTAA
- a CDS encoding HAD-IA family hydrolase — protein sequence MIKAVFFDVGHTLLHPAQPTAEVCRQLLQAHGHNVSQETVDMAMRLADVEHMARYHSLRDDWSHAQTIRAMWLDYYRQVFDALGLYDEEQQLAHELIAWYGEPAAWQPFPESRAVLEWLHTRGFCVGAVSDWAPTLPRILHAHGFTRFLDFVLCSGNIGFAKPSLQFYRLALQRAGVQPHEALHIGDSYYADVRGARAAGIEPVLLDRAGKAPAVDCAVIRDLRELETMLAPARSTT from the coding sequence ATGATCAAAGCTGTTTTTTTCGATGTCGGTCATACCCTGCTCCACCCCGCGCAGCCCACTGCGGAGGTCTGCCGTCAACTGTTGCAGGCGCACGGCCACAATGTCTCGCAGGAGACGGTCGATATGGCGATGCGGCTGGCGGATGTCGAGCACATGGCCCGCTACCACTCGCTGCGCGATGATTGGTCGCATGCGCAGACGATCCGCGCGATGTGGCTGGACTACTACCGCCAGGTCTTCGACGCGCTTGGCCTGTACGACGAAGAGCAACAGTTGGCACATGAGCTGATCGCATGGTATGGCGAGCCAGCCGCATGGCAGCCGTTTCCTGAGTCGCGCGCGGTGCTGGAGTGGCTACATACCCGTGGCTTCTGTGTGGGCGCGGTGTCGGATTGGGCACCGACGCTGCCGCGTATCCTGCATGCCCACGGCTTTACGCGCTTCCTCGATTTCGTGCTCTGCTCAGGCAACATCGGCTTTGCCAAGCCCAGCCTCCAGTTCTACCGGCTGGCGCTTCAGCGCGCCGGGGTGCAGCCCCACGAGGCGCTGCACATCGGCGACAGCTACTACGCCGATGTGCGCGGCGCGCGAGCCGCGGGGATCGAGCCGGTGCTGCTCGATCGCGCCGGGAAAGCGCCCGCCGTGGATTGCGCGGTGATCCGCGATCTACGCGAGCTTGAGACAATGCTGGCTCCGGCGCGCTCGACTACCTGA
- a CDS encoding DUF2267 domain-containing protein: MTQHENPHQRTPQESATTADPQTYPGASGINKNIGATSGHHNAEAGAEPSTEESGRDPARAQAIDQAQNEGKLPPPASYRPDTVVRAVGPDARIEMERGNDFRNEASFTKGHNAPTADQTRLPYTTEQMDEYLRNSPRGIFPNTPGGAGATPLSASRNTFIDDVTRIGHFPSRAEAEKWTRAVFNALRHRAVETDDALATELASVVRVGEAPEVQVEEMMWGGDFAERYARMVCLLQKWTRQDFYHQLSEEVGETPDDPWIDAAVHSFFGALKRALGDDADRSVTHLGEMQEVWDSV; the protein is encoded by the coding sequence ATGACGCAACACGAGAATCCTCACCAGCGTACGCCACAGGAGTCGGCGACGACCGCCGATCCTCAGACCTATCCCGGCGCGTCCGGCATCAACAAGAACATCGGCGCAACGTCGGGCCATCACAACGCCGAAGCTGGTGCCGAGCCGAGCACCGAGGAGAGCGGACGCGATCCGGCGCGCGCGCAGGCGATCGATCAGGCTCAGAATGAGGGCAAGCTGCCGCCGCCAGCCTCGTATCGTCCCGATACGGTGGTGCGCGCGGTCGGGCCGGATGCCCGCATCGAGATGGAGCGCGGCAACGATTTTCGCAACGAGGCCAGCTTTACCAAGGGTCACAACGCTCCTACTGCCGATCAAACGCGGTTGCCCTACACGACCGAGCAGATGGACGAGTACCTGCGCAATTCGCCGCGCGGGATCTTCCCGAACACGCCCGGCGGCGCGGGCGCAACACCGCTGTCGGCGAGTCGCAACACGTTCATCGACGATGTAACGCGCATCGGCCATTTTCCATCGCGCGCCGAGGCCGAGAAGTGGACCCGCGCGGTCTTCAACGCGCTGCGCCATCGCGCGGTTGAAACCGACGATGCCCTGGCGACCGAGCTAGCCTCGGTGGTGCGCGTCGGCGAAGCGCCCGAAGTCCAGGTTGAGGAGATGATGTGGGGCGGCGATTTCGCCGAGCGCTATGCCCGCATGGTCTGTCTGCTGCAAAAATGGACCAGGCAGGACTTTTACCATCAGCTCTCGGAGGAGGTCGGCGAGACGCCTGACGACCCGTGGATCGACGCGGCGGTCCACAGCTTCTTCGGCGCGCTCAAGCGGGCGCTGGGCGATGATGCGGATCGCTCCGTGACGCATCTGGGTGAGATGCAAGAGGTCTGGGATAGCGTGTAG